A part of Patescibacteria group bacterium genomic DNA contains:
- the tgt gene encoding tRNA guanosine(34) transglycosylase Tgt: protein MGAINFKIEQKFPRGRLGRAGILTTPHGEIQTPAFVTVGTKGTVKSLTPEQVKDLGAQVVLANTYHLYLQPGEETMKKAGGLNTFMNWSGPTMTDSGGFQAFSLGAAFGKKINKLAEVTQGARPNKDIDERDELGAFAKITEDGVEFKSVLDGSTHFFTPERSMEIQHAIGADMIFAFDECTSPIAPYEYQKEAMARTHRWATRSLRRHRELQVESEKLKVENQALFGIVQGGRFEDLRKESAKIIGEMDFDGFGIGGSFEKKDMNTAVGWVNALLPENKPRHLLGIGDPLDLFDAVEEGCDLFDCVAPTRIARHGTLYTPNGLLHITGGSYRNDFSPVVEGCGCYTCKNFTKAYLGYLFRAREFLAYTLASIHNLYFIIHLVDTIRQSILDNTFEKNRDDFFLKYK, encoded by the coding sequence ATGGGAGCGATTAATTTTAAAATTGAACAGAAATTCCCGCGCGGTCGACTTGGCCGCGCGGGAATTCTCACAACTCCTCACGGCGAAATTCAAACTCCGGCTTTTGTTACGGTTGGAACTAAGGGCACGGTCAAGTCTTTGACGCCCGAACAAGTAAAAGATCTAGGCGCGCAAGTGGTTTTGGCAAACACCTACCATTTGTATCTCCAACCCGGCGAAGAAACCATGAAAAAAGCTGGCGGTTTAAATACGTTTATGAATTGGTCGGGTCCTACCATGACCGACTCTGGTGGCTTTCAAGCTTTTTCTCTCGGCGCTGCTTTTGGTAAAAAAATTAACAAGCTCGCGGAAGTGACACAGGGGGCGAGACCAAACAAAGACATTGATGAGCGAGACGAATTGGGCGCTTTTGCCAAAATTACTGAAGATGGTGTGGAATTTAAATCCGTACTCGATGGCAGTACCCATTTTTTTACACCAGAACGTTCAATGGAAATTCAGCATGCCATTGGCGCTGATATGATTTTTGCTTTTGATGAGTGCACGTCGCCGATTGCGCCATATGAATATCAGAAGGAGGCCATGGCGCGGACACATCGGTGGGCGACTCGAAGCCTCAGAAGGCATCGAGAGTTGCAAGTTGAAAGTGAAAAGTTAAAAGTAGAAAACCAGGCATTGTTTGGCATCGTGCAGGGTGGGCGTTTTGAGGATTTGAGAAAGGAAAGTGCCAAGATAATTGGGGAGATGGATTTTGACGGATTTGGTATCGGTGGATCATTTGAGAAAAAAGATATGAATACTGCCGTGGGCTGGGTCAACGCGCTTCTGCCAGAAAATAAACCACGACACCTTTTAGGAATCGGTGATCCGCTCGATCTTTTTGATGCGGTGGAAGAGGGTTGTGATTTATTTGATTGTGTGGCGCCGACACGTATTGCCAGACATGGCACGCTCTACACTCCAAATGGTTTGTTGCATATTACTGGCGGATCGTACCGAAATGATTTTTCTCCGGTTGTCGAAGGGTGCGGTTGTTACACCTGCAAAAATTTTACAAAAGCCTATCTTGGCTATCTTTTCCGCGCTCGAGAATTTTTAGCCTATACCCTTGCTTCAATCCACAATCTGTATTTTATAATTCATTTGGTTGATACTATCCGGCAATCTATTCTCGATAATACTTTTGAAAAAAACAGAGACGATTTTTTTCTCAAATACAAATAA
- a CDS encoding TIGR00730 family Rossman fold protein, which translates to MENNNPNETVPEELDSEKIHRIIKEKVHRIDHEFTHGFEFIKNYNKSVTFFGSARFTDNNPHYEQARNLARKISELGYTILTGGGGGIMEAANRGAFEIGNPSVGLNIRLQKRQGTNHYTTDAIEFDYFFARKVALSFAAEAYLFFPGGFGTLDEMFEILTLIQTRKIRKIPIILVGHDFWDDLQVFIKNVMLGRHKTINAEDMNLYTITDDDDEILEIIKKVPIKPMVRSTGDPAHY; encoded by the coding sequence ATGGAAAACAACAACCCCAACGAAACTGTCCCAGAAGAGCTTGATTCAGAAAAAATTCATCGGATCATAAAAGAAAAGGTTCACAGAATTGATCACGAATTTACGCACGGTTTTGAATTTATTAAAAATTACAATAAGTCAGTAACTTTTTTCGGTTCGGCGCGTTTTACTGATAACAATCCTCACTATGAGCAAGCAAGAAACTTGGCGCGAAAAATTTCTGAACTCGGCTATACGATTTTGACCGGTGGCGGAGGTGGTATCATGGAAGCGGCCAATCGTGGTGCGTTTGAAATCGGCAACCCTTCAGTGGGCCTCAACATCAGACTTCAAAAACGACAGGGAACAAATCACTACACTACCGACGCTATCGAGTTTGATTACTTCTTCGCCAGAAAGGTTGCCCTTTCCTTCGCCGCCGAAGCCTATTTATTTTTCCCCGGAGGCTTTGGCACGTTGGACGAAATGTTTGAAATCCTCACACTCATTCAAACGCGAAAAATTAGAAAAATTCCAATCATTTTAGTTGGGCACGACTTTTGGGATGACCTACAGGTATTTATTAAAAACGTCATGCTCGGGAGACACAAGACTATCAACGCCGAGGACATGAACCTCTACACTATTACTGACGACGACGATGAAATTTTGGAAATTATTAAAAAAGTACCGATCAAACCAATGGTACGTAGCACTGGCGATCCAGCGCACTATTAA
- a CDS encoding 8-oxo-dGTP diphosphatase — MKSTTLCFLVKGNKVLLAMKKRGFGMGKFNGVGGKVERVESIVDACVREAQEEIGVEINKGTLTPRAHLQFYFDGRPEWDQVCHVFVAKKWEGEPVETEEMKPEWFPVAQLPFEKMWIDDPLWLPKVLAGQALKAEFHFTADGSKLLSHAIENVQKLDN, encoded by the coding sequence ATGAAATCAACAACACTTTGCTTTTTGGTCAAAGGTAACAAGGTGCTTCTCGCAATGAAAAAGCGCGGATTTGGAATGGGAAAATTTAACGGGGTGGGTGGAAAAGTTGAGAGGGTCGAATCAATCGTTGATGCCTGCGTTCGAGAAGCACAGGAAGAGATTGGGGTTGAAATTAATAAGGGCACACTTACGCCTCGGGCACATCTTCAATTTTATTTTGACGGCAGGCCTGAGTGGGATCAAGTGTGTCACGTCTTTGTTGCCAAAAAATGGGAAGGCGAACCTGTTGAAACTGAAGAAATGAAGCCGGAGTGGTTTCCTGTTGCTCAATTACCATTTGAAAAAATGTGGATCGACGACCCACTGTGGTTGCCAAAAGTCTTGGCTGGGCAAGCACTGAAAGCAGAATTTCATTTCACTGCCGATGGGTCGAAACTGTTATCTCACGCGATTGAGAACGTCCAAAAATTGGATAATTAA
- a CDS encoding DUF456 domain-containing protein, with amino-acid sequence MSHLVLTVVFTILLFPAIFMVLIPMMPAMTYLFGMAAVYGLVDRFEHLQLGELAVLAGIFCISLIVDWFAGVLGAKYFGASKKSILWGCLGILFGSILFPPFGGIPGLFLAVFISELLLNKSNAAAWKAAAGSLVGALSGVAINLILAVTFFVLFIIFSF; translated from the coding sequence ATGTCTCATCTTGTCTTAACGGTTGTTTTTACGATTTTACTTTTCCCAGCCATTTTTATGGTGCTTATTCCCATGATGCCAGCCATGACCTATTTGTTTGGGATGGCTGCGGTGTACGGGCTCGTTGATCGATTTGAACATTTGCAACTCGGCGAGTTGGCGGTGCTCGCTGGAATTTTTTGCATATCACTCATTGTCGATTGGTTTGCGGGAGTTTTAGGTGCGAAATATTTCGGTGCCTCAAAAAAATCTATTTTGTGGGGATGTCTTGGAATACTTTTCGGTAGTATTTTGTTTCCACCATTCGGGGGAATTCCCGGACTTTTCTTGGCGGTGTTTATTTCGGAACTTTTGCTCAATAAAAGCAACGCGGCCGCCTGGAAGGCGGCCGCGGGATCTTTAGTCGGTGCGCTCTCCGGTGTCGCCATCAATCTAATTTTGGCGGTTACTTTTTTTGTACTCTTTATTATTTTTTCGTTTTAA
- a CDS encoding FAD-binding oxidoreductase: MNYSAEIKKFFKGEVFSDGKMLGAMSVDASIFKVKPSLVVAPVDVEDLKKLVVFVSEKAGDGEKVSLTARSAGTDMSGGPLSESIVVNFLPHFDKIISTSETSATAQPGVYYRNFEKETLKKGVLLPSYPASRDLCTIGGIVANNSGGEKTLIYGKTEKYVQGLKVVLADGNEYEIKPLNNAELEVAKARKDFLGYVYRKMFTLIDSNYDVIASAKPSVSKNSAGYYLWNVYDKVKGVFDLTKLFVGSQGTLGLITEATLSLVKPKPFSSMLIIFLPSLDPLAEITQKILKFKPESFESFDDHTFKVAMKFFPAIVKKLNSNLIKLAFQFFPEFWMVVTGGVPKLILIAEFTADTRDQASRLARQAQIAVSHLGLKTKIAKDEAETKKYWTFRRESFNLLRQHMKNLRTAPFIDDFAVRPEFLPAFLPKLEEILSSYKITYTVAGHVGDGNFHIIPLMDLKKPRSVEIIKELSDKVYKLVTDFHGSITGEHNDGLIRTSYLPMMYSPEIIKLFEETKTIFDPLGIFNPGKKVIADREYAWEHLDRS, from the coding sequence ATGAATTATTCCGCTGAAATCAAAAAGTTTTTTAAAGGAGAAGTTTTTTCCGATGGCAAAATGCTGGGCGCTATGAGCGTGGACGCCAGTATTTTTAAGGTGAAGCCGTCTCTTGTCGTTGCGCCAGTTGATGTTGAAGATTTAAAAAAGCTTGTTGTATTCGTCAGCGAAAAAGCGGGGGATGGGGAAAAAGTTTCGCTAACGGCGCGTTCCGCTGGCACAGATATGTCTGGCGGTCCACTTTCCGAATCGATCGTGGTCAATTTCTTGCCACACTTTGATAAAATAATTTCCACAAGCGAAACCTCCGCAACTGCACAGCCCGGAGTGTATTATCGCAATTTTGAAAAGGAAACTTTGAAAAAAGGGGTGTTGCTTCCGTCGTATCCAGCGTCGCGTGACCTTTGTACCATTGGGGGAATTGTGGCCAACAATTCCGGTGGAGAGAAAACTTTAATCTACGGCAAGACAGAAAAGTATGTTCAGGGTTTAAAAGTGGTACTTGCTGACGGCAACGAATACGAAATAAAACCTTTGAATAATGCTGAGCTTGAAGTGGCAAAGGCACGTAAGGATTTTCTTGGCTACGTCTACAGAAAGATGTTCACCTTGATCGACTCAAATTATGACGTGATTGCCTCTGCCAAACCTTCTGTTTCCAAAAATTCCGCCGGATATTATCTTTGGAATGTGTACGACAAGGTGAAAGGGGTTTTTGATCTTACGAAACTTTTTGTCGGCTCTCAAGGAACACTTGGGCTTATTACTGAAGCCACACTTTCATTGGTCAAGCCGAAGCCTTTCAGTTCGATGCTGATCATTTTTCTGCCAAGTCTCGATCCCTTAGCCGAAATTACTCAGAAAATTTTAAAGTTCAAACCAGAAAGTTTTGAATCATTTGACGACCATACATTTAAGGTGGCGATGAAGTTTTTTCCTGCGATCGTGAAAAAACTCAATAGTAATTTGATAAAACTAGCGTTTCAATTTTTCCCAGAATTTTGGATGGTGGTCACGGGTGGTGTGCCGAAACTAATTTTGATTGCGGAATTTACTGCAGATACGAGAGACCAAGCGTCACGTCTTGCGCGACAAGCCCAGATTGCGGTCAGTCATTTAGGATTGAAAACTAAGATTGCTAAAGATGAAGCCGAGACAAAAAAATATTGGACCTTCAGACGCGAGAGTTTCAATTTGTTGCGCCAGCATATGAAAAATTTACGCACAGCTCCGTTTATCGATGACTTTGCGGTGCGTCCAGAATTTTTACCAGCCTTTCTTCCTAAGCTCGAGGAAATTCTTTCAAGTTACAAAATTACCTACACGGTGGCGGGACATGTTGGTGATGGCAACTTCCACATTATTCCTCTGATGGACCTTAAGAAACCAAGAAGCGTTGAAATTATTAAAGAACTGTCCGACAAGGTGTACAAATTGGTGACGGATTTTCACGGCAGTATTACTGGGGAACACAATGATGGTTTGATCCGAACTTCGTATCTTCCGATGATGTACTCGCCGGAAATTATCAAACTTTTCGAAGAAACTAAAACTATTTTTGACCCGCTCGGTATTTTCAACCCAGGTAAGAAAGTAATAGCTGATAGGGAATACGCATGGGAGCACTTGGACAGGTCATAG
- a CDS encoding HAD-IIB family hydrolase, which produces MKNFNGTLDLNGKVYKHVFFDVDKTLTRSRSLIEDAMKSALMSLCTVADVTIVSGAKEEQIWKQISNDFIGKVFILAQNGNFALSVDRKDLWKNILSAEEKRQIMDHINLVRQEFKNLFVDVDENDLIQDRGCQITFSFVGHNAELTRKEKFDPTGDLRNKILKEVPFVAPTLEVKVGGTTSFDYFARGKNKGSNIKKLMELFGWKPEECLYIGDALFPGGNDDTVIGVCDTLQVQGPEQTLAAIQKMI; this is translated from the coding sequence ATGAAAAATTTTAATGGTACGCTGGATCTAAATGGTAAAGTATACAAGCACGTCTTTTTTGATGTCGACAAAACTTTAACCCGCAGTCGCTCTCTCATTGAGGATGCGATGAAATCAGCTTTGATGTCTCTGTGTACGGTTGCTGATGTGACGATTGTATCGGGCGCAAAAGAAGAACAAATTTGGAAACAGATCAGTAATGATTTTATAGGGAAAGTTTTTATTTTGGCCCAGAACGGTAATTTTGCTCTGTCCGTTGATCGGAAAGATTTGTGGAAAAATATCTTGTCGGCTGAGGAAAAACGCCAGATTATGGATCATATTAATTTGGTGCGTCAGGAATTTAAAAATTTGTTTGTCGACGTTGATGAAAACGATTTGATTCAAGATCGAGGTTGTCAGATTACGTTTAGTTTTGTCGGACATAATGCCGAATTAACCCGAAAGGAAAAGTTTGACCCTACGGGAGATTTACGTAACAAGATTTTAAAAGAGGTTCCGTTTGTAGCTCCCACACTTGAAGTAAAAGTTGGTGGGACAACTTCCTTCGATTATTTTGCGCGTGGTAAAAATAAGGGGTCAAATATAAAAAAACTGATGGAATTGTTTGGCTGGAAACCCGAGGAGTGTTTGTACATTGGTGACGCACTATTTCCAGGAGGTAATGATGATACGGTCATCGGAGTGTGCGATACATTACAGGTTCAAGGTCCCGAGCAGACCCTCGCAGCAATTCAGAAAATGATTTAA
- a CDS encoding glutaredoxin family protein, which yields MKKVTIYSTPTCHFCHMAKDMFNANGIQFTDKNAAADPVARKEAIEKSGQLGVPVIDIDGEIIVGFNEPKLKKLLGIK from the coding sequence ATGAAAAAAGTTACGATTTATAGTACACCTACCTGTCACTTCTGCCACATGGCAAAAGACATGTTCAATGCCAACGGCATACAGTTTACGGATAAAAACGCCGCAGCTGATCCTGTTGCCCGCAAAGAAGCAATCGAAAAGTCAGGACAACTCGGCGTGCCGGTCATCGATATTGATGGAGAAATCATTGTGGGATTTAATGAGCCTAAACTTAAAAAATTGCTGGGTATAAAATAA
- a CDS encoding Glu/Leu/Phe/Val dehydrogenase: MKKTPFKNYSVNVEKSVKLLGLPKEFIKKLTTPNRILDKKISITMDSGKKQTFQAYRVQFNNARGPYKGGIRFHPDADLDEVKALAAAMAVKCAVVGIPLGGGKGGVVCDPKKLSPNEIEKISRAWAKVMTPYIGANKDIPAPDVYTNGQIMAFILDEFEKNTGKSEPGLITGKPLSLGGSLGRDTATADGGAFVLRELVKALGMKERGLRVIVQGFGNAGGTMAKILQKAGYVIVGISDSHGGIYNSVGFDVEQLERVKHDKGSFKDVAIKGAKNISNEELLVSDCDVLIPAALDGVIHVGNAGEIKAKIIVELANGPTTPEADEILSRKKVFLIPDVLANAGGVTVSYFEWVQNVQNYYWTAEEVRARLEPIMVNSFKAVWQMACAKKISLRDAAFAIGIGRITEAMGERSLKL; this comes from the coding sequence ATGAAAAAAACTCCGTTTAAGAATTATTCGGTCAATGTGGAGAAATCGGTAAAGTTGCTCGGGTTGCCGAAAGAATTTATTAAAAAATTAACCACCCCAAATCGAATTCTGGATAAAAAGATTTCAATAACGATGGACAGTGGCAAGAAACAAACCTTTCAAGCCTATCGTGTGCAGTTTAATAATGCTCGCGGGCCGTACAAAGGGGGAATTCGATTTCATCCTGATGCTGACCTCGATGAAGTGAAAGCTTTGGCGGCGGCTATGGCGGTCAAATGCGCAGTGGTTGGGATTCCGCTCGGAGGCGGGAAGGGAGGTGTGGTCTGTGACCCTAAAAAATTGAGCCCAAATGAAATCGAAAAAATTTCTCGAGCTTGGGCAAAAGTGATGACTCCATACATTGGCGCTAACAAGGATATTCCTGCGCCAGACGTCTATACCAACGGTCAGATTATGGCATTTATTTTAGATGAGTTTGAAAAAAATACCGGTAAAAGTGAACCGGGATTAATCACAGGCAAACCACTTTCGCTCGGTGGAAGTTTGGGAAGGGATACCGCAACGGCAGACGGCGGAGCATTTGTGTTACGCGAGTTGGTGAAAGCCCTTGGCATGAAGGAGAGAGGTTTGCGGGTGATCGTTCAAGGTTTTGGTAATGCGGGTGGAACGATGGCGAAAATTTTACAAAAAGCTGGGTATGTCATTGTTGGGATTTCTGATAGTCACGGCGGAATATATAATTCTGTGGGATTTGATGTTGAACAACTTGAGAGAGTAAAGCACGATAAAGGTTCGTTTAAAGATGTTGCAATTAAGGGAGCAAAAAATATTTCAAATGAAGAATTGCTTGTCTCGGATTGTGATGTGCTTATTCCGGCGGCGCTTGACGGGGTGATCCATGTTGGAAACGCAGGAGAGATTAAGGCAAAAATTATTGTAGAACTAGCGAATGGCCCAACTACTCCAGAGGCTGACGAAATTTTGAGTCGAAAAAAGGTATTTTTAATTCCAGATGTGTTGGCAAACGCTGGCGGCGTGACGGTGAGTTACTTTGAATGGGTGCAAAATGTTCAAAATTATTATTGGACGGCAGAAGAAGTGCGGGCGCGACTCGAGCCAATTATGGTCAATAGTTTTAAGGCGGTTTGGCAGATGGCTTGTGCTAAGAAAATTTCGCTTCGTGATGCGGCGTTTGCGATCGGCATTGGAAGGATTACGGAAGCAATGGGGGAGAGAAGCTTGAAGCTGTAA
- a CDS encoding 3-deoxy-7-phosphoheptulonate synthase, with amino-acid sequence MSTQLRHRVARMTNIRIRSEHPLPSPAQLKADLPMTEKAWKTIGTARKIGQRILRGVDPRFMLVLGPCSVHSTEDCLEYGRWLSVLQKKFGSRIFFMMRLCFSKPRTKPDWTGFWSDPDLDGSYDIEKGWREGRRLALDLSELGIPIATEYNDIPGQQRFDDLYSLYWIGAREVTNQQLRQVASALSCPVGFKNPISGPLQPALDSLAFAKTSHSLPAVSDSGIMAKFETTGNPDGFLILRGTHHGPNYCPEQVAEAQHALTAQGLSPRLVVDFSHANSGKDHKAQIEVCRSVANQVASGVPIFGGLYESNLLDGSQKIVIRSGQKPTIESGVSITDSCDGLGRSHDLIKELFDALGNR; translated from the coding sequence ATGAGTACTCAATTACGTCACCGTGTTGCTCGAATGACCAACATCCGTATCCGCAGTGAGCACCCCCTACCTTCGCCGGCGCAGCTCAAAGCTGACTTGCCGATGACTGAAAAGGCTTGGAAAACAATCGGCACCGCCAGGAAAATCGGGCAAAGAATCCTGCGTGGAGTTGATCCGCGCTTCATGCTTGTTCTCGGGCCGTGTTCTGTACACTCCACTGAGGATTGCCTGGAGTATGGCCGATGGCTCTCCGTGCTGCAGAAGAAATTTGGTTCGAGGATTTTCTTCATGATGCGGCTCTGTTTCAGTAAGCCGCGCACCAAGCCAGATTGGACTGGGTTTTGGTCCGATCCTGATCTTGACGGTAGTTATGATATTGAGAAAGGTTGGCGAGAGGGGCGTCGGCTTGCACTGGACTTGTCTGAGTTGGGAATTCCGATCGCCACGGAATACAACGATATCCCGGGTCAGCAGAGGTTTGATGATCTCTACTCGCTGTACTGGATTGGCGCCCGAGAGGTGACCAATCAGCAATTGCGACAGGTGGCCAGTGCGCTTTCGTGCCCCGTGGGATTCAAAAACCCCATTAGCGGACCGTTGCAGCCGGCGCTTGATTCCTTGGCGTTTGCAAAGACCTCGCACTCATTGCCTGCCGTGTCTGATTCCGGCATTATGGCCAAGTTTGAAACCACAGGTAATCCCGACGGATTCCTGATCCTTCGAGGCACACATCATGGTCCGAACTACTGTCCGGAGCAGGTGGCTGAAGCTCAGCACGCCCTAACTGCGCAAGGTTTGTCCCCTCGTTTGGTGGTTGATTTTAGTCACGCCAATTCAGGTAAAGATCACAAGGCGCAGATTGAAGTTTGCCGGTCAGTAGCAAATCAAGTAGCTTCGGGTGTGCCAATTTTTGGCGGGCTATACGAGAGTAATCTGCTCGACGGTAGCCAGAAAATTGTCATTCGTTCGGGACAGAAGCCAACTATTGAGAGCGGGGTTTCCATCACCGATAGTTGTGACGGTCTGGGAAGGTCTCACGATTTGATTAAGGAGCTTTTCGACGCATTAGGTAATCGTTGA
- the serS gene encoding serine--tRNA ligase, with amino-acid sequence MLDIKFIRENKEIVALGAKKKHVSVDIDALVALDDNRRELMGSIEKKRAEQNSFNDRISKAATSDERNAFITQMKLLKGLIENEEEKLKPIMKEWHALMLTVPNVPDMSVPDGDSDADNKEIKVWGEKPKFDFQPKDHLELMTALGMVDFERGAKVHGFRGYFLTGESVRLCFAIWSYGLDFFSKKGFMPVMPPVIDRREMFLGTGFIPQGEEDLYKTQDGEYLAGTSEVPIMGYHSEEVLSSSQFPIKYLGFSPCFRREVGSYSKDVKGLIRVHEFYKLEQVVLCEANHETSVKLHEEINRNTEEFMESLGIPYHTVVNCGGDLGLGQVKKYDIELWVPQENKYREISSASYFHDFQCRRFNIRYKDAEGKLRYAHSLNSTAVPSPRILVSLIENNQQADGSIKIPEALQKYFGKVVISKN; translated from the coding sequence ATGCTTGATATAAAATTCATTCGAGAAAATAAAGAAATTGTCGCCCTTGGCGCCAAGAAAAAACATGTCAGCGTTGATATCGATGCGCTTGTTGCACTTGATGATAATCGCCGCGAACTCATGGGTTCAATTGAAAAGAAGCGAGCTGAGCAAAATTCTTTCAACGACCGGATTTCCAAGGCTGCAACTTCTGACGAACGCAACGCATTCATTACCCAGATGAAACTTTTGAAGGGGCTGATTGAGAATGAAGAAGAAAAATTGAAACCAATCATGAAAGAGTGGCACGCACTTATGCTCACAGTGCCAAATGTTCCCGACATGTCTGTACCAGATGGGGACAGTGATGCAGATAATAAAGAAATAAAAGTTTGGGGCGAGAAGCCAAAGTTTGATTTTCAACCAAAAGATCATCTTGAACTCATGACGGCACTTGGGATGGTTGATTTTGAACGTGGCGCAAAAGTCCATGGCTTTCGTGGCTACTTTCTGACAGGTGAAAGTGTTCGTTTGTGTTTTGCCATTTGGAGTTACGGGTTGGATTTTTTTTCAAAGAAAGGTTTTATGCCTGTGATGCCACCTGTTATTGACCGCAGAGAAATGTTTTTAGGTACTGGGTTTATTCCTCAAGGTGAGGAGGACTTGTACAAAACTCAAGACGGGGAGTATTTAGCTGGAACTTCTGAAGTTCCAATAATGGGTTACCACTCTGAAGAAGTGCTCTCGTCATCACAGTTTCCGATAAAATATCTTGGTTTTTCTCCTTGTTTTCGGCGTGAGGTGGGCAGTTACAGTAAAGATGTAAAGGGCTTGATTCGCGTTCATGAATTTTACAAACTAGAGCAAGTAGTGCTCTGCGAAGCCAATCACGAAACATCGGTCAAGCTTCATGAGGAAATCAATCGAAACACGGAAGAATTTATGGAATCTTTAGGTATTCCGTATCATACAGTGGTCAATTGTGGCGGGGATTTAGGTCTTGGCCAAGTGAAAAAGTACGATATCGAATTGTGGGTACCGCAAGAAAATAAATACAGGGAAATTTCTTCTGCTTCATATTTCCACGATTTTCAATGTCGACGTTTTAATATTCGCTATAAGGATGCAGAGGGGAAGTTGCGCTATGCACATTCTCTCAATTCAACAGCGGTTCCGTCACCTCGAATTCTAGTTTCACTTATTGAAAATAATCAGCAAGCTGACGGTTCTATAAAAATCCCAGAAGCTCTTCAAAAATATTTTGGCAAGGTGGTGATTTCTAAAAACTAA
- the dprA gene encoding DNA-processing protein DprA — protein sequence MMQSGETHTIRELSKKDFPKRLLEIPDCPKKLYIRGQFPPEESKFLCVVGSRKYSEYGRQAVEKLIAGLRGYPVVIISGLALGIDSLAHHAALDAGLTTLAVPGSGLDPKVLYPKSHEQLAEKIVAKGGALISEFEPMFKATTYSFPQRNRIMAGLSDAVLVVEAELKSGTLITSKYATEYNRDVFTIPGSIFSSTSSGPHMLIRLGATPITSSSELLDSLGFSSAIPSTLNPRTYSDCSPEELHIINLLNTPTPRDELIRTLGMSTREANALLSIMEIKGLIVESLGEIRLS from the coding sequence ATGATGCAAAGTGGAGAAACACACACAATTCGTGAGCTCAGCAAAAAGGATTTTCCCAAGCGTCTTTTAGAAATTCCTGATTGCCCAAAAAAATTATATATCCGCGGCCAATTCCCGCCCGAGGAAAGTAAATTTCTCTGCGTTGTTGGTTCCAGAAAATATTCCGAGTATGGAAGACAGGCTGTGGAAAAGTTAATTGCTGGTTTGCGCGGTTATCCTGTCGTTATCATTTCTGGTTTAGCGCTTGGCATCGATTCCCTCGCCCACCACGCGGCACTCGACGCGGGCCTCACCACACTCGCCGTGCCTGGATCAGGCCTCGATCCAAAAGTTTTGTATCCGAAAAGTCACGAACAACTCGCCGAAAAAATTGTAGCAAAAGGCGGCGCGTTGATTTCAGAATTCGAGCCGATGTTTAAAGCGACGACCTACAGCTTCCCGCAACGAAATAGAATTATGGCGGGACTTTCGGACGCGGTGCTCGTCGTTGAGGCTGAACTAAAATCCGGTACTCTCATCACTTCAAAATACGCGACTGAATACAATCGAGACGTCTTCACCATCCCCGGCTCAATTTTTTCTAGCACTTCTTCTGGACCGCACATGCTCATTCGCCTCGGCGCAACGCCAATCACCTCTTCATCCGAACTTCTCGACTCTCTTGGTTTTTCTTCCGCTATACCCTCTACCCTAAACCCTAGAACCTACTCCGATTGCTCCCCCGAAGAACTCCACATTATTAATCTATTGAACACGCCGACCCCGCGCGACGAACTCATCCGCACCCTCGGCATGTCTACCCGAGAAGCTAATGCACTACTGTCTATTATGGAGATAAAAGGATTGATTGTGGAAAGTTTAGGAGAAATTCGGTTGAGTTGA